A section of the Triticum dicoccoides isolate Atlit2015 ecotype Zavitan chromosome 7A, WEW_v2.0, whole genome shotgun sequence genome encodes:
- the LOC119329686 gene encoding putative B3 domain-containing protein Os03g0621600 has protein sequence MDTDMDEFSNPGCGGTGGAGCDCRDCEDYWNHDHGHAKQFLLFASDHKDFLCIPWEVRRQLRNVITDGEPIKLEAPDGQMHSVKFVKFGLITLTTGWRRFVNANRIRRGDPILFVYCGSSTFKVHICSSSSHKNSLPCSQQPPNILRAVPPHDRHVLNEQMVPGPAHVGYTISLGTWLTKEQKKKVLELADSSMRSEIPLHVAAMIKRNANEDCYVYIPLRLLDNFKEGVTEAAIQLEAHGNDMVYSVGTSKHSDDQVILQSGLSHFVASLRIQDNDLLVFRNKWKDRLEVLVLDPSGCEKTCFAMGNSSNAQEIASTSSPCTKSGYIAGKSNETSSEAPMSNKSYILPERKNLTMQQEKKVKEKVRSIGSEFPVFVKVMTARDLSKPTKLNFCVEYASACLPLEQTPLLLGLAGSTMQWPTMLTVMEYTNWRMISLLWKDFVLQTEMKAGDICLIELADRSSESLKMMVHLIRKSEMQL, from the exons ATGGACACGGACATGGACGAGTTCAGCAACCCAG GCTGCGGCGGGACGGGCGGCGCCGGCTGCGACTGCCGGGACTGCGAGGACTACTGGAACCACGACCACGGCCACGCCAAGCAGTTCCTCCTCTTCGCCTCCGACCACAAAGATTTTCTG TGCATACCGTGGGAGGTCAGAAGACAGCTGAGAAATGTGATCACCGACGGCGAGCCTATCAAACTTGAAGCTCCCGATGGCCAGATGCACAGTGTTAAATTCGTCAAGTTCGGCCTGATAACTCTTACGACTGGCTGGCGGCGCTTTGTGAATGCAAATCGCATACGACGAGGTGACCCCATCTTGTTCGTCTACTGTGGGAGCTCCACGTTCAAGGTCCACATATGCAGTTCATCCAGTCACAAGAATTCTCTGCCCTGTTCTCAACAGCCTCCCAACATCCTTAGAGCTGTTCCTCCTCATGATCGTCATGTGCTGAATG AACAAATGGTGCCTGGTCCTGCACATGTTGGCTATACCATATCCCTTGGGACCTGGCTAACCAAAGAACAAAAGAAGAAAGTGCTAGAGCTAGCTGATAGCAGCATGAGGTCTGAAATTCCTCTGCATGTGGCAGCTATGATCAAAAGAAATGCCAACGAGGACTGCTATGTT TACATACCGTTGAGGCTTTTGGACAATTTCAAAGAGGGGGTAACTGAAGCTGCCATTCAGCTTGAAGCCCATGGCAACGACATGGTATACAGTGTTGGCACAAGCAAGCACAGTGATGATCAAGTAATCCTCCAATCTGGGTTGAGTCATTTTGTAGCTTCTCTCCGCATACAAGACAACGACCTCCTCGTCTTCAGAAACAAGTGGAAAGACCGCCTTGAAGTTCTTGTCCTTGATCCGAGCGGCTGTGAGAAAACTTGTTTTGCCATGGGAAACTCTTCAAATGCTCAGGAGATTGCTTCGACATCCTCCCCTTGTACTAAGTCAG GATACATCGCTGGCAAGTCGAATGAAACAAGTTCAGAAGCTCCTATGTCCAACAAGTCCTACATATTACCCGAACGGAAGAACCTAACTATGCAACAAGAGAAGAAAGTAAAGGAGAAAGTCCGGTCGATAGGATCTGAATTCCCTGTGTTTGTGAAGGTGATGACGGCACGCGATTTATCGAAGCCAACAAAGCTG AATTTCTGCGTGGAATATGCTTCGGCGTGTCTCCCGCTCGAACAAACACCTCTCCTACTTGGGCTGGCGGGCAGCACGATGCAGTGGCCTACAATGCTGACCGTCATGGAATATACGAATTGGAGGATGATTTCCTTACTCTGGAAGGACTTTGTCTTGCAGACCGAGATGAAGGCGGGAGACATCTGCCTCATCGAACTGGCAGACAGGAGCAGCGAGAGCCTCAAGATGATGGTCCATCTGATCCGCAAGTCAGAAATGCAGCTCTAG